In Astyanax mexicanus isolate ESR-SI-001 chromosome 5, AstMex3_surface, whole genome shotgun sequence, a single window of DNA contains:
- the LOC125802167 gene encoding uncharacterized protein LOC125802167 isoform X1, whose translation MPWSAEPSDIPAVDQWMRRSEEVWEETHRRIEAVLEQHKQQADRHRREAPLYSPGDRVWLSTRDFRLPEGNKKLSVKFIGPFKIIKRINEVTYRLELPSNYRVCPSFHVSLLKPVIPGPLDETSHGMLPPPPVLMDGGPVYAVERLLDSRRRRGALEYLVDWEGYGPEERSWVTAADVLDPLLVEEFHRSHPSRPAPRPRGRPRRRSPDPGRGRRYRSAATRSLSSVRGSRRGRPRTRGRPRTRAPVQAIPASGSRVRRASGRRGAVPVCRPRPSVLSDSSGGGTVRSLGSPLTHPNSISQNPTGHDVTVSRSLSPNRVTLPRSESPVF comes from the coding sequence ATGCCATGGTCAGCTGAACCTTCTGATATCCCTGCAGTAGATCAGTGGATGCGCCGTAGCgaggaggtgtgggaggagactcacagacgtaTAGAAGCCGTGTTAGAACAACACAAACAGCAGGCTGATCGTCATCGTCGTGAGGCCCCGCTCTACTCCCCAGGAGATCGcgtttggctatctaccagggatttccggctccCCGAAGGCAACAAAAAattatcagttaagtttattggcccttttaaaataatcaaaagaatCAACGAAGTTACATACCGTCTTGAATTACCTTCTAATTATCGTGTCTGTCCTTCTTTCCATGTTTCTTTActtaagccggttatccctggtccgctgGATGAGACCTCGCATGGGATGCTGCCTCCTCCGCCTGTGCTCATGGATGGTGGACCCGTCTACGCGGTGGAGCGCCTGTTAGACTCCAGAAGGAGgaggggagccctggagtacctggtTGATTGGGAAGGCtacggacctgaggagagaagctgggttaCTGCAGCAGACGTCCTTGACCCATTGTTGGTGGAAGAATTCCATCGGTCGCATCCGTCTCGTCCAGCACCACGCCCTCGGGGTCGTCCAAGGAGGAGGTCTCCTGACCCTGGAAGGGGTAGGCGCTATAGGTCTGCTGCTACTCGGTCTCTcagttccgtccgcggctccagGAGGGGTCGTCCCAGGACCAGGGGTCGTCCCAGGACCAGGGCTCCTGTTCAGGCTATCCCCGCTTCGGGTTCTCGTGTCCGTCGGGCCTCCGGGCGGAGAGGGGCGGTTCCTGTGTGTCGTCCTCGTCCTTCGGTTCTTTCGGActcctcggggggaggtactgtcaggtctctaggatctcctctcacacacccgaactctatttcccaaaatcccactggccatgacgtcaccgtcagccgctcactctcacccaatcgcgttacgctcccccgttcagagtcacctgtattctaa
- the LOC125802167 gene encoding chromobox protein homolog 8-like isoform X3: protein MPWSAEPSDIPAVDQWMRRSEEVWEETHRRIEAVLEQHKQQADRHRREAPLYSPGDRVWLSTRDFRLPEGNKKLSPVIPGPLDETSHGMLPPPPVLMDGGPVYAVERLLDSRRRRGALEYLVDWEGYGPEERSWVTAADVLDPLLVEEFHRSHPSRPAPRPRGRPRRRSPDPGRGRRYRSAATRSLSSVRGSRRGRPRTRGRPRTRAPVQAIPASGSRVRRASGRRGAVPVCRPRPSVLSDSSGGGTVRSLGSPLTHPNSISQNPTGHDVTVSRSLSPNRVTLPRSESPVF, encoded by the exons ATGCCATGGTCAGCTGAACCTTCTGATATCCCTGCAGTAGATCAGTGGATGCGCCGTAGCgaggaggtgtgggaggagactcacagacgtaTAGAAGCCGTGTTAGAACAACACAAACAGCAGGCTGATCGTCATCGTCGTGAGGCCCCGCTCTACTCCCCAGGAGATCGcgtttggctatctaccagggatttccggctccCCGAAGGCAACAAAAAattatca ccggttatccctggtccgctgGATGAGACCTCGCATGGGATGCTGCCTCCTCCGCCTGTGCTCATGGATGGTGGACCCGTCTACGCGGTGGAGCGCCTGTTAGACTCCAGAAGGAGgaggggagccctggagtacctggtTGATTGGGAAGGCtacggacctgaggagagaagctgggttaCTGCAGCAGACGTCCTTGACCCATTGTTGGTGGAAGAATTCCATCGGTCGCATCCGTCTCGTCCAGCACCACGCCCTCGGGGTCGTCCAAGGAGGAGGTCTCCTGACCCTGGAAGGGGTAGGCGCTATAGGTCTGCTGCTACTCGGTCTCTcagttccgtccgcggctccagGAGGGGTCGTCCCAGGACCAGGGGTCGTCCCAGGACCAGGGCTCCTGTTCAGGCTATCCCCGCTTCGGGTTCTCGTGTCCGTCGGGCCTCCGGGCGGAGAGGGGCGGTTCCTGTGTGTCGTCCTCGTCCTTCGGTTCTTTCGGActcctcggggggaggtactgtcaggtctctaggatctcctctcacacacccgaactctatttcccaaaatcccactggccatgacgtcaccgtcagccgctcactctcacccaatcgcgttacgctcccccgttcagagtcacctgtattctaa
- the LOC125802167 gene encoding chromobox protein homolog 8-like isoform X2, protein MRRSEEVWEETHRRIEAVLEQHKQQADRHRREAPLYSPGDRVWLSTRDFRLPEGNKKLSVKFIGPFKIIKRINEVTYRLELPSNYRVCPSFHVSLLKPVIPGPLDETSHGMLPPPPVLMDGGPVYAVERLLDSRRRRGALEYLVDWEGYGPEERSWVTAADVLDPLLVEEFHRSHPSRPAPRPRGRPRRRSPDPGRGRRYRSAATRSLSSVRGSRRGRPRTRGRPRTRAPVQAIPASGSRVRRASGRRGAVPVCRPRPSVLSDSSGGGTVRSLGSPLTHPNSISQNPTGHDVTVSRSLSPNRVTLPRSESPVF, encoded by the coding sequence ATGCGCCGTAGCgaggaggtgtgggaggagactcacagacgtaTAGAAGCCGTGTTAGAACAACACAAACAGCAGGCTGATCGTCATCGTCGTGAGGCCCCGCTCTACTCCCCAGGAGATCGcgtttggctatctaccagggatttccggctccCCGAAGGCAACAAAAAattatcagttaagtttattggcccttttaaaataatcaaaagaatCAACGAAGTTACATACCGTCTTGAATTACCTTCTAATTATCGTGTCTGTCCTTCTTTCCATGTTTCTTTActtaagccggttatccctggtccgctgGATGAGACCTCGCATGGGATGCTGCCTCCTCCGCCTGTGCTCATGGATGGTGGACCCGTCTACGCGGTGGAGCGCCTGTTAGACTCCAGAAGGAGgaggggagccctggagtacctggtTGATTGGGAAGGCtacggacctgaggagagaagctgggttaCTGCAGCAGACGTCCTTGACCCATTGTTGGTGGAAGAATTCCATCGGTCGCATCCGTCTCGTCCAGCACCACGCCCTCGGGGTCGTCCAAGGAGGAGGTCTCCTGACCCTGGAAGGGGTAGGCGCTATAGGTCTGCTGCTACTCGGTCTCTcagttccgtccgcggctccagGAGGGGTCGTCCCAGGACCAGGGGTCGTCCCAGGACCAGGGCTCCTGTTCAGGCTATCCCCGCTTCGGGTTCTCGTGTCCGTCGGGCCTCCGGGCGGAGAGGGGCGGTTCCTGTGTGTCGTCCTCGTCCTTCGGTTCTTTCGGActcctcggggggaggtactgtcaggtctctaggatctcctctcacacacccgaactctatttcccaaaatcccactggccatgacgtcaccgtcagccgctcactctcacccaatcgcgttacgctcccccgttcagagtcacctgtattctaa